One stretch of Zingiber officinale cultivar Zhangliang chromosome 6B, Zo_v1.1, whole genome shotgun sequence DNA includes these proteins:
- the LOC121990429 gene encoding homeobox-leucine zipper protein HOX14-like, which yields MSKSSISRVEKKMVLPSLIESELSSQLSPQGDIRARRRRKKVKGEEAKKRRLSEEQVKFLEMSFKDERKLESGRKVHLAAELGLDPKQVAVWFQNRRARHKSKQVEEAFVKLKMAHDLAVIEKCHLENEVMNLKEKLKEAEEEIRKLSMGDCFSGGNINRSGSPSSSFSNASHRPIVGSEFGSKGKDELIYLQEYDNFYMTMEWATLYEDV from the exons ATGAGCAAATCTAGCATTAGTCGAGTGGAAAAGAAGATGGTGTTGCCCTCTCTCATAGAATCTGAACTCTCATCTCAGCTGTCCCCTCaag GTGACATAAGGGCtcggagaaggaggaagaaggtgaaggGAGAAGAGGCGAAGAAGCGAAGGTTGAGCGAGGAGCAAGTGAAGTTCTTAGAGATGAGTTTTAAGGATGAGAGGAAGTTGGAGTCAGGAAGGAAGGTACACTTGGCTGCTGAGCTTGGTCTTGACCCCAAGCAGGTCGCTGTCTGGTTCCAAAACCGGCGAGCACGACACAAGAGCAAGCAGGTGGAGGAGGCCTTTGTCAAGCTGAAGATGGCACACGACTTGGCCGTAATTGAGAAATGCCACCTAGAGAACGAG GTGATGAATCTGAAGGAGAAGCTAAAGGAAGCTGAGGAAGAGATAAGGAAGTTGTCAATGGGAGATTGTTTCAGTGGAGGCAACATCAATAGAAGTGGTAGCCCAAGCTCGAGCTTCTCCAACGCAAGCCACcgaccaattgttggatcggagTTTGGAAGCAAGGGAAAAGATGAACTAATTTATTTGCAAGAATATGACAACTTCTACATGACAATGGAGTGGGCTACTTTGTATGAAGATGTGTAA